TAATACTACATATTAATATTAAGTATTAACCCTAAATTAAAGTCTTTCTAGTATTTCATTGTACAAAGACTTGTAAACCTTACTGCGTTCAACATCATATTCCTGTATAGTTCTATGTAATGCTGCAGCTTCTTTATATTTAACACTGCTGTATACTATAGTATCGAATAATTTTTCACGTAATTCTTCTTGTACAACTTCATCAAATTGTTTATTAAATACGGTCCTCTTTTCAAATCTATTTCTCAAAATTCCTAAAAGATTAAGATTTGGATTAAGACCACTTTCATTCATTTCTTCAACAACTTTGTTTACCATATTCAAACCTTGTAGAGCACTTGTAGAGTTGTCTATTACTTCTATAAAATAATTGCTCATTACAAGACTATTTTGAACTGTAATACCTAAGAAAGGAGAATTATCTATTATAATAAAATCAAAATCATTATTGAATTTTAAAAATTTATTTTTTAGAATACTTTCTCTATTCATTTTATTTGTAAGCATGCTTTCCAAGATAGCACTATCAATAGTATTTGAAAGAACATATATATATGGATTATGAGATTCTATGCAATCTTCAAAGCCAACTTTATTATTTGTATAAAGATCATATAAGTTGAATTCACTCTTTATATTTAATATTTGAGTTATATTACTCTGACTATCATTATCTATTAAAAGAACTTTCTTCTTATTTTTTGCCATTTCACCGGCCAAATTAATTGCAGTAGTTGTTTTGCCAACTCCACCTTTAACGTTGATTATACTTATTACATTAGTCACATTATCACCGACCTTTTTAATTAAAACTGTGAGAAGTAAAACCTAACCTAATTATATTAAAGTACTAATAGTTAAGATACTATTTATTATAAGATGATATCTCACATGGTTTCTCTACTCTTATATTTTAGCATATTTTTTATAATATAAATACTATATTTTAGCATTTTGTATTGATATTTTGTTTAATATTAAATATTAGTATTATATATTAATATTATGAATTAGGGTTATAAATTAATATTTTTATTTATTTCTTCTCTATAGTAATCAATCTTATTATCTAATTCTTTAAGATTTTCAATATACGAATTTATTTCTTTTTTAAGATTTTCTCTATGGGCAATTAGCATTTCAAACCGTTCTTCAAGAGTTGTTTTTCCAAGGGATCTCAAAACAGCATATTTCTTAATTTCCTTTATTGGCATGTTAGTGTTTTTTAATCTTTTTATAAATTCTATCCATT
This DNA window, taken from Clostridium acetobutylicum ATCC 824, encodes the following:
- a CDS encoding ParA family protein codes for the protein MTNVISIINVKGGVGKTTTAINLAGEMAKNKKKVLLIDNDSQSNITQILNIKSEFNLYDLYTNNKVGFEDCIESHNPYIYVLSNTIDSAILESMLTNKMNRESILKNKFLKFNNDFDFIIIDNSPFLGITVQNSLVMSNYFIEVIDNSTSALQGLNMVNKVVEEMNESGLNPNLNLLGILRNRFEKRTVFNKQFDEVVQEELREKLFDTIVYSSVKYKEAAALHRTIQEYDVERSKVYKSLYNEILERL
- a CDS encoding MerR family transcriptional regulator, with the protein product MYYSIGEFSKLTGISIYTLRYYEKENLITSKRKENGRRFYDEKDLKWIEFIKRLKNTNMPIKEIKKYAVLRSLGKTTLEERFEMLIAHRENLKKEINSYIENLKELDNKIDYYREEINKNINL